In the Malaclemys terrapin pileata isolate rMalTer1 chromosome 3, rMalTer1.hap1, whole genome shotgun sequence genome, TGGGAAGGTTTGGGGAGTCCAGAGCTCCCTTTCCACACAATCCCCTAATCTTTGTTGAAACGTTTTGGTTTGGACAGCGTTTCAATTAATCAAAAATGCTCCAACCCTCTCTACTGACAAGTTTGAATCTGTGCCGGGTGTATCCTATTAGCCAATCAGGGCAGTTGATTATTCTACCCCCATTTAGTATCAGTCAGTTCAGAAGGATGAAGTAAAAAAGACACCTGCCCTCTGCTGCTGTAGCAATGCAAGAATCATCTTTATTAAAGGAACATGAGTTCAAATCAGACAGTTGTTCAGAAAAGCAGAATGAACATGGCTTTCCTCCTCTCTGGCTGCGGAGAATCCCCTGTGTGGATTTCTTCAGATTCCAGCAGGTTCTTTATATCACTTTTTTACAGCAGGGTCTTGCAAAACCGCAGGATGCAATCTTCATTTCCTTCCAAGGACAGAACCCATATCGGCATTGACCCCCACTGGCAACACAGGAGCTACGTATTTCTGCAAAAAGGAAAGACAAATTGCCGTTCACAAAAGACAGAGAAACAGGGACTGTGAGTTTAGATTGATACAAACCATGGGAATTGCCAGTTAACTTAATGATGGGCACTCGTACAACAGCTACAGCCTAGGGCAACTGTCAGAGAGCTGgccatctacacagcaaaataaTCTCTTTCTTACTATTCGTTATTTACGGTGGAATCAAGTAGTGTCCATTGAGATCGAGACCCCACTGTACGAGCACATAGCCAGAGATAGTCCCTGAATGCTTGTTCCAGTCACTTAGACTTTCTAGGACTCAGTTCCCTACCTGTACAAAagagataatagcacttccctacctcccatgGTTGGTGGGAAGAGAAATGTGTTAAAGCCTGTGAGCTACTATGATAATGGGGGCCATCAAAGTACCTAATCTAGATAGCgttaggaacagaactcaggaggCCCCAAGTCTCACTCCAGTGTCCTACTTGTCTATGCTATTACATGCCCTGCCTCCACAGAGTCTTCTCCGGAAGTTGGAGTAGGTCTGTATTTCCCTGGCTCTGAGTATTAGCACCAACTGTAGATAGACTGCAACCGTTATTTACACTTTCAGGGCAAAGGCAGTTTTTGTGAGGTTCAGGTCTTGTGAGATACATTTGATCAGGTTCACTAGGTCTCCCCCGGGAGCCTGTCCCAGTCTCAGACAAACCTGGCTTGATTTGTGAGTTGGCATTATACAAAATCCCTGAGCTCACATGTTTCTAACCCAAAACCCCCGAGCTCACATGGTTCCAGCCCAAAGCCAGCTGGAGCCGTGAAGTTTGGGCCGAGCTTCCCTTTGAGATTCATCCTCACCTGAAGCTCCagaccttcacacccccatgctGACTGGAGAGTGCTTGAAAAATAATTAACAGTAACAAGAGTGGGCATCTTAAATATAGCTCAACAGTAATCTAGCCTGGAGACCTGCAATCAGCTGATATTGGTGTGTTTCCCTCGCATTGATAGAGACATCCCATTTACAAGCCTACGCAAACTGGCATCTTACCCGGGGCTTCCATGGCTCCTTCTGTCTCGTCCAGCAAGACAGGTTCCTGGGGTTCATCCTGGTCCTCAGACCGGGCCTGGTCCTGGAAAACCAAGAAGAGAAGAGCAAAGAGAAGGTAAAGAGCCCGCATGGCTGATGCTCGGCTGGGATCTTAGTGTCCCTGCAGAGAAAACACTCAGAGACAGGTTGAGACTACGCTGCTTTAAAAGGTAAAAGAGGCTAGAGTCCCGGTTTTAATGTGGGTTTATAAAGCAGAGGACAGGACatcgtgtgtgtgcgtgtgtaaatGAAATTCCTCCAAATTCCCTTTGATATTACTCTGATTAGGGCTCTGCCCTCAGCTGCACATCCAATCTATTTACTTTAGCCTTGCTGATGATAATCCCTCCTGCTTCCCATCTGTTTGGAGATAGGCAAACAAAGCACCTGGGGGGTCTGTCTCTCTGATCAGAAGGAGATGAAAGATAAATACCAGCTCCCTGCCGAAAGCAGAAAAGACAGTGAGAACTATTTGAGATCACATGCCAAGATTATACTTGACCTCTCCCCCacaggcctggtcttcactaggAAACCACCCTTGTCTTTTGGAATCACctatctaaggccttggctacacttggcaattcacagaGCTGCCGTGGAAgagctgtgaagcgcgagtgtagtcgcagcgctgtaagtactccacctcttcgaggggagtagtttgcagcgctgcgagcgagcgtgcagggCTGCAGGCGtggattacactggtgctttacagcgctgcactcgggggaggggggtattttcatacccctgagcgcagcaagttgcagcgctgtacagcgcccgTGTAACCAAGGCCTTAGGTACTTAGCCAGTCCCCAttgctgcagtatctgagcacctcataaagGTTAACATTTATCCCCTCAACCTTCCTCTGAGGCAGGGCAGCGCTATCTTCCAGgtaaagaggggaaactgaggcacacagcctTATCCAAGTCCACACAAGAAGTTTGTAGCAGAACATAGAATTGAACTCAAGTTtccaagtgcagagtcctgcacttaggatggaagaatcccatgcactgctacaggtcagggatcgactggctaagcagcagttctgcagaaaaggacctggggattacagtggatgagaagctggatatgagtcagcagtgtgtccttgttgccaagaaggctaacggtatattgggctgcattagtaggagcactgccagcagatggattgattattcccctctattcagcactggtgaggctacatctaGAGTATTGCGTCCATTTTggggcctcccactacagaagggaagtggacaaattagagagagtccagtggatggcaacgaaaatgatcaggaggctggggcacatgacttacaaggagaagttgagggaactgggcttgtttagtctgcagaagagaagagtgaggggggatttgagagcagctttcaactacctgaaggggggttccaaagaggatggagctcggctgttctcagtggtggcagatgacagaacaaggagtaatggtctcaagttgcagtgggggaggtctaggttggatattaggaaacattatttcactaggagggtggtgaagcactggaattggttacctagggaggtggtggaatctccatccttagaggtttttaaggcttggcttgacaaagccctggctgggatgatttagttggtgttggtcctgctttgagcagggggttggactagatgacctcctgaggtctcttccaaccctgatattctatgattctatgactttcctctagaccagtgatactcagattgCGGCTCACAAGTGGTTCTTTATGTATCTCCTGTAGCACTTTtaagcacatgatattaaaacactgtgtggtttaattattaaccagtccaagatattaaccagtcaggatgcttttactttGTGATTAACCATTTAACTTATCTacttgcactaagttattaacttatttgctgtaagaattagatagatagattgacTAAATATTTCCACtgccatactgtttaaatatgaatagtactattgtaaatgaaacaatgaatctGTACAACTGTGGCTCTTTTAAGTAAAAtcgatcactaatttggctcgtgaaccactgaggtctgagtctCACTGCTGTAGATACAtctccttagtttgcttatggaAATGTCACGTGGGAGTTTATCAAAAGCCTTGTTAAAATCAAGCTCTATTTCGTCTACAGTTTCCCCCATCCATTAGGCCAATAATcctttcaaagaaggaaattaggcttatttggcatgatttttttcttcacaaatccatgctggctattccttataatcctgctattctccaggtgcttacaaattgattgtttaataatttctttCAGTATCTCGCCAAGTATCGCAGTTTGGCTGACTGGTCTTAAATTCCCTCGGCTCTCTTTGTTTCCCTTGTAAAGATAGGTGTATGACTGCATGATGCTGAAGCTGCTTGGACAGACTAAAAACAATATAAAGCCTTAAAAGTAGGAATGAGCCCCTTGCATACTGCCATACGACAGGAGCCTTAATGCGCATGAGAATCAGTCTCCagctaaaatgtaaaataatcagGGAACTACACATAGGGGATGCAATTAGTAGGGCAGCAGATAGAAAAACACCTGGCTGGCAGAGAGACCTATACACTACACTTATTCAGTGCCCAGTTGTCAAAAATTGGCAACAACTGGTAAAATGTCTCTATGACTTAGCAAGGGAAACTCAgctacaaatttcagagtagcagccgtgttagtctgtatccgcaaaaagaacaggagtacttgtggcaccttagagactaacaaatttattagagcataagctttcgtggactacagcccacttcttcggatgcatatacagtGGATTGTGAGCAGTAAAGTTCAACACATCACTGCTAGATCTCCTCTACTCTGCCATAGGTTGTTCCATTCTGAATA is a window encoding:
- the LOC128834515 gene encoding defensin-B5-like, with protein sequence MRALYLLFALLFLVFQDQARSEDQDEPQEPVLLDETEGAMEAPEIRSSCVASGGQCRYGFCPWKEMKIASCGFARPCCKKVI